Part of the Zea mays cultivar B73 chromosome 4, Zm-B73-REFERENCE-NAM-5.0, whole genome shotgun sequence genome is shown below.
tcaatttttatggttccaaacctcttactccagtgatattcaaatgtcattggtttgaccctcaagtgacgagacggacacattctaatcttgggatagtcaaaattcgacaagattccaccttagcaggagacgatgtctatatcgtggcccaacaggccacacaagtgtattatctcccatatgcgtgtcaaacgagagaacatcttaagggttgggatgttgtgtataaggtatcgccgcacgggaggttacctgttcctaacgatgaagattacaacttagacccggacacatatgatggagagttattccaagaagatgggctagaagggcgatttgagatagacttaactgaagctatcggaatggacgtagatattgaaatggttgttgatgaggaggaggatgaggtgcaaaatgataatgacttagtaatccttgaaggcaatgatgaggttgcgtcttccgatggtgttgagattgaaatgcttgatagtgatgatgagagttatgatccggctaaccccgacacatatgaagattatttttaatcgatgtaatgctatatgactttttatttcgcacctgtttttaaatacatctttttatatgtgcttatttgtttactcttaattgcaggttgttggacaaatatggtgggcggtttcctgaggaggaggagggggaggaggagtaggacggcggacgatgcagagcaggcagcgcagcagcacgaggcagagcaggcagcacagcagcaggcggcgcctcaggacgacgacgaccagcagcaggacgacgatgaccagcagcaggacgcctcaggttcaggcggctctagttcgaggagcatctacctgcgaggccccgcgagtctcccgccgcgtcccatacttcgggacagacggccgttgattcggccggaattggagaggtatgtaactttatgttgttcattcttgttcatattatgtgttcaaaatcataatataaactaatactttttatttatcacttggacaggtcttggacggttttggattatgctgggggtcatcgtcgccccccaacaacatccttggcctgctatgcagggaacacttccctggacttgtggagtacgccggagtgacgggcccagccttcaccttcgaccactacgccgtcgcccccgatgcagtagaccgggacggcagggaattcaataacaaggcggagcgggtgaagcaagagctgtgggtaagtcttagtataatgtaaaatatgttgcattcgttgcaaattcttgaaataatgtatggatacatcgtttttgtatgcaggatttcttcagatgcgatgctggatacgaggctagggcggatgtggtggccaccacgagctgtaagaagctcgttgtggacatgcactatgaggcccgcatccaggccatcatcacctaccacgactccgtccttggggagaaggtgaccaaacctcaagcccgaaccatgtcgttgaccagggagcagtacctgcaggtaaagtcatgcatgtttggtaccagtactcaatgcacgaattttattttatcttctgatatgcactttatgtgtttactttgcaggtgattccacattggtgtgctgcacatcctctgtgctgggagcagatggtggataggtggtgttcggctgagtgggacgaggcacacacagctagccgggaatggcgtttgatgatgcaaggcccctcccaccaccaaggcagccggagcctgggccaatatgccgaagcatgggtacgccaccttttttatttagatatatagcactaagttagatattatttctaactatctcgttggttttcgttgcagtcggcgtcacatggtggcaggccttgttccaccttctcggcctatgctatggcccataagggtaaggcgacgtccgacgtcacctacaacccggatgacgggcccgaggcctacaccaaccccgccgtctacagccgcctccatgactacaccgctatggcgcaggaggtccatggcccagactatgatccgagcaccgagccgatcgaccccgatgtgctcatgagggtcggaggaggcaagagacatgggcggtactggatttccgacggggcaatcgactcgtcctccactcccactctgtctcaggtgagagcaaggagcacgggctcgagtccagccattcgacctcggcacgacagctcacagcatcgcatacagcaactcgaggttagtgcttctgtaactcgtccttccttgagttatatacctagtctttgagttactataacgttggcttgtaatattacagacccaactagaagaagagaggagggaacgtcacgagatggaagcgaggatgatggcggagcgggaggcagagcgccgggcagatcatcagaggatggcggagatgttccagtacatgcagagccttggcgccgcacagggcatcgctccaccacctccattgttccctccagttgaccctgctctcttccacactcctgtgagtatcaaaattgtagttagatgtttgtaatgcatctggtataacacatgcaatctcttctctgtgcagggccaatctggagcggcatccaacaaccctccggaagggttcagcccaacgcagccccggtcaaaccgcccacctccatgagtgttgtgttttcattgttttagacttcagaacttatgtataatacttatgtctgtgtttgatacttatgtgagaccttgcgacgtttgagacttatgtttgtgtttgatacttgtgttgaacacttatgtttgtgatggatatttatgtttgtggtgacggttttatgtttgtgttggctatttatgtctgtgatgatatctgtgatgtatatatgtgatatatatgtgatatcttctgtttgtgtggatggaatacaaaaaacaaataaaaaaggtatatactggtcactttgccgagtgtcagggtcataacactcggcaaagagcacagatctgggcaccggcttaggttctttgccgagtgttatgtcgctggcactcggcaaagaggtcggctttgccgagtgccgcacagaacactcggcaaagagcctgacatggggaccctctctggcgggctctttgccgagtgtctcaactggcactcggcaaagaataaggctttgccgagtgctgccaggaagacactcggcaaagatatcttcgttgccgagtgtcgccattgacactcggcaaagccgccgtctccgtcacccgtcgccgtaacggtcgcttttctttgccgagtgccccctggcactcggcaaacatctttgccgagtgcccgagaaaaagtactcggcaaagaagtctttgccgatgcactatTTGCCGAGCCTTTTTTTGccaagtgttacactcggcaaagcctttgccgagtgtttttaaggcttcgccgagtgcttcaggcactcggcgaagcgattgattccggtagtgatgggACGAGGTGATGCCCTCGCTCGCATAAATACACAAGGCAGGATAAGTTTGTTACGGTTTTTACAGATCGTATCCCGCCTAGATACGGTTTGCTACAGTGAAGGAAAAGAGATGGCAGGCGGGCCCCACATGCAGTGTCTCCGCGGCTGTCCGGGCAGGTTTCGGTTGCGAGCAGAAGGTTGGGGACAACTCCGACCATCAGCGacctagagaaaaagaaaaaacctaAGGAAGGAATGGGTCGGCTTGGGAGGGCAATTCGGCCCAGGCAAGACGAAAAAGAACAAGGGGCGTTTTGGGCCGAGAGGAAGGTAAGGCCCACATaggtttcctcttttcttttatcttttcagttttcttattttctttcctTTTTAGATTTTTAGATTGCAATTCAAATTAGGTTTTGAATTTCAAACTTATTTAAAATGCACAATCAAGGAAAACTCAACATGAATGCATActtataaatttatttatttattgttctATTTAAGAAAATGCTTTTAAATATGCAGTTTATACACCCAAAAATATATGTTTTAAGAAAAATATTTTCTAGTGTATAAAATCCTTTAGAGAATACCTATATATATTTCAGCAAAAGTGTAAAAACATACAGGGATCCTTTTATTAAATCTTTATTAGGAAACATTTATTTTAGGAGATATAATTTCAAAGCTAATAAAATCTTTATTAAAAGGCGCTTTTAGTTCAAATCCTTTGATGAACTTTTCTTATCACAAAATATGATTTTGGGTGCTACTGGATCCAACCCTAATAGCCTATATCTATCATTATCAGTCTTAGCTATCGTAATTCTTCAATACATAGCCTTAAGCGTCAGCCTACGACAACATCAGTGCCACATTagttctttatactcttatttaaAATGAAACGTGACGTTTTATTGAAATAAAATTCACCTAAGTATATAAGTAAACAAATAAAAAAGTATATAGTTCATGAATATAAATACACAGTATGTAATTTATAAATCATAAATAAAATTTACATAACTCATAAAACATAAAAAATACATAATACCAAAAAGTAAAAAAGTTACATAATTCATAAATACCTTTTCAGATTACTTagacttttttaaaaaaaacttatgAATTTATTGGACATCAACTAATTAAAAGACGACACATGGCAATGGCAGTCGGTACTGAACTACTTCTGGTAAGTACCGACCGCGGCGGCCGGCAGCGCCATCGACTGCAGCCCCACCTACGCCCGTTGGCACCGGCCTTGTGCTTATTCCACAAACGCTACAATTTTATAGCAGGCTTGTCAGCCTCAGATTTGCATGCAGATCAGGACTCAGGAAGTCGAGCACTACCTACGTGATCAATCAGTGGCCTCTGTCCACTCCGCAATAGCGAGGGTGTgccgcccgccacaagccacgtatTTCGCCTGCCACCGACCGTCGCGGCTGCTGCTGAGCGGCGGCAGGTTGATGGGCAATTCCATGGGGTGGCCCGTCGTCACCTTCCTGCCGTAGCCTAGACGGCCATGGTCGCCCCTCCCGTACTGCCAACAGAAAAGGGACTCGCCATTGATATGCGCGGCAAAACTTGATAGAACTATGTGCAATGCGAAAACGTGGTACACATAAATAATGTCTGAACTGGGGTTAGTGAAACCTGGGTAAAATACATACAGTTGACATCAGTAATTCTTAGAACGTAAATTGACATTTCTTGAGTCCGCACATGCACCGTGTGGTTCAAAAAGCATATCAACAACAACTTTGCAAATTTTCAAAATCTTCAAGTATTTCATATGAAAGAAAATAGAAAACACATCCTTGTCTCAACTATGGGCATGTTTTCTCCCTCAGGAAGAATGTTCTATAGCTTGGCTACTGACTACAAAATCGATAATATAGTTTATCATGCCCACATGGGTTCAGACATTCTTCGGTTCGCTCCAGTTAAAATTGCTTTGATGGATTTTAGGTTTTTGCATTAAATTTTCTATTGGCAGTATTCTACAGCAAAGGCCGTAAAATGGTCAAGTGGCCAGGATCTTCATTTTATACGTCGAGCTCTGAGCGAGAAAAGATAATGGTCTGAGCGAGAAAAGATAATGGCAAGGCATATCGTATGATTGTAAGAAGTAGAAGACAACTACTTACAGAAAACATTCGGCCATCTCGAGCTAGCGCAACTGAATGTGTTCCTCCACATGATACCTGCAAACATGGAAAATGAGCTCTGCTGCTCAGCTTGGCTAAGTAAAATGTTCAACCGCTTCAGGGCCATAGGAAAGGCTTGAAAACTGTTCAACTGAAGCCAACAAGATCCCAGTACTATCAAGGTCTATTACCTGAACAATATCCTCTCCAGCTAGAAGCTCAACCTTTAGGGGCACCATGTGACTACTCTTATCATCTCCAAATCCAAGCCTCCCGTGCTCTCCTCTCCCCCAAGCATACACCTAGAGAGACCAAACAGCAACAAAGCATTTTAGTCCTAAGAAAGTTGCTGCAGGTTAAGAGAATAAAAAAAACAAAATATTTGTGGTCAAGTAGAAAATGTTGAGTACCAAAAAAGAAGATTTACAATGCATCGAGATTGGATCAAGTCAATTCGTGCAACCCATGGGACCTGCTCAGGCTCAGCTGTGCTTTTGAAGAAGCTGCAGCAGTTGCTGCTGCTTATTTTCTACGAAGAATAGTATATTTAGGCGTATATTTAGGCAGGAAGCAGGCTTGCTGCAGCAACAGCCACAACGATGCTGCAGCAAGCAGTTTCGATCAGTCTGACATATACATAACAGAGGAACCTAAGTGATATCTGCTTTGCCGAGCACAGCACATATGTATGTCACATGATCCATCTGTCTAAATAAACAACCACAAGCCCTGAGTATCATCTATGTAAGGAAAACTCTGGAGACAATCCTAGTTAATTTCATATCTCAACATATACCCTTACTATGCTCCCCCATCACTGTCTACCCTCTTCCCTAAGACTCTCCAGCAACACTCGCTATACGCTCCTGTACTCTAAATATAGCGCACGATAAGCTTCTGGACGCCTCCAGCAACGGCCGGTATAACATCCGCTAAAATTTACAGGGCGTCCTTGGTCCTTCAAATGTGGCGGACGCTACTGGCTTCTGTAAAGGCCGCTTCACTCTCCCAAGTGCTGCTGGTTCTGGCAAGCGTCCTCTCTCTTCCCGTCTTTTCATGAATAGTTATTTATTTGCTAAGCGATAATGACGAGTAGGCTCTATGGTAAATAGGAAAAAACAATTTGTTACATGGAATCTGTTAACACTGTAGCTATAGAGGACGAAATCTTTTAAAAGGTGCTGTAAAGGATAGGGAATATTACTTTATAAGATGAAATTTAGAGGACATTACTGGAGACAGCCTAATATGCAATAAAATACCTAGCCTGCAGTGCCTTACGTTTCTCCTCTTGTCATTTATTGTGATCAGTGGCAGTCTTACTAGTTAAAATACATGTTTCCATGACATTACATTCGTTTTTAGAAAATCCAGAATAAGGTACAGATGGATCTGAATTAATGGAACTCAAGCCAAACTGAGACTAACTTTTTTTGGGGAACTCCTGGCCCTGCATTCAGTTCAGATGAGCTCAACATGGGCAACACACCCCTCTATGTTACTTCCATGGTATGTAATATGTACATTTTCGGTGCTCTCTAATCTAGACATCTAATAGCATGCCCTGAATAAATAGCAAGCAAGTGAATTTATCTGCAGCCCAACATAACATGACAACAGTTTTCATGAAGTTAGTTTCAAAAGCATATAAGAATAGCCTATCCCTCAATATATTTGTGTTATCTGGTGGCTTGGCTGGATAAAACAGCATATAATAAGATAGTAACCCTGAATTCAAGAATCAAGATAACGGAAATACCTCTCCATCTATAGTTAGTGCAGTTGAATGCCAGCCTCCAGCAGCAATGTCAACCTGCAAATGTAAGATGTTGGAGTATATGCAACAAGTGAGAAATCAGGAAAGCAATGTGCAGATGAATTATCGATTTATGCACATGCAGAGGTGTCCTGAAGGCTGAAATAAAGATTCAGGGTGCCATTCTTTGCATAAGCAATAACAACATTCAAACATAGCGTTCCTGCTTCCTAGTTTGCAATGATTATAACTGGAAGTCCTGAAAAGGTGAAGCTTGTTAGCTGAGTGGAAGCTAAACCAATGAGACATCTACCTTGGAGAAAAACAACTAAAAGCGTGGATTTTTTTATCTTGGTTTGCCGTCCTTACATAAGCTCACTGGGCAATGGCTTGAGAAACTCACTGATGACAAACTAATTTGAAAATGTATCAGAAAATAAAATAAATTAAAATAAAAATGTACCAGTGAGAGATCAGATAGCCCTTCGACACGTATCGGTTGTGATCTTGGTTGGGTATCTCCAGTCCCCAGCTGACCATACTCATTATTACCCCATGCCCACAAAATTACATCCTCCGTTAGTGCCAAATTATGGAATGCACCTACAGCAATGACCCTCACTTTCTCAAGGCCTTGCACACGTACAGGTGTAGATATTTGCTTGCTGAAAGAAGGCCATGGTCAACAACCGAACAAGGAGAAAATACAAGAGCAAACAAAAAATAAATAATGTTTTCAGCATAAGGCACCATACATATCACCCGGAGGCCATGGCTGTCCCCATGTCCAGACGTGACCTTCTTGAGTCAAAACTACTGAATGTGTCCCTCCAGCGGCTACCTAGAATTATCAAACTAATAAGCACGCTAAAAGCTAACCAACCGAAATCATGAGTGCGTACACAAAAGTTGCAGCATCGTTTGCGACCGGAATAATTCATTTGAGCCATAAGACACTAAAATGCTCCAGTTACGCCATACTCCCTAAGTAACAAAATAGTATTCGTTTTTTCTCTTGATTTGTATGTCtatattcaactagatgatgatgatgaatttTATTTTGGGACAGAGTATAAATTATCCCATATGTGGTTTTGCCATGAGACTACTTATTTGGCAACAAAGCATATGCAAAGCAAAGTCATGAAGTTGCTGGGTTGACGGGGTCGAGAGGAACGGAGTCGCGGGTGGAGGGTCGATATTTGGAAAAAGTATTATTCGGGACGATGTTCCTGTGTAACACCAACCCATGATTCGGGACAATGAATCCAATTCCACTCACTTGCCGGACTTTGAGCTTGAGCGCGCACCGCTGCGGGATCGGGATGTCCCTCCTGAGCGCCCTCGTCCCGTCCTCCTTCCTCTCAGGCTCCTCACCACACTGCCCGTACTCGTTTCCACCTGCACAATCCACGTACATTGCATCAAAGCAACTAGAAATCAGTCACGGGAAATCTCGGTGAAGCGGGTGCCCCGTGCCCGTACCCCAGGCGTAGGCGCGCCCCTTGTCGTCAACTGCGAGGCAATGCCACCCGCCAATCGCCGCCTGAATGAACCAAAGGCAGAGCTTGTTCCGTCAGCAGCACACGAGACGCGAGCCTCGCAGGTAAAGCGGGAACTGAGGCGCACCTGGACGATCTTGAAACCCGCGAGAGCGTCGACGGGGCCCGGGGAGCTCTCCGTCTTGGTCTCCGGCGGGTGCCCGAGCGTGCCGCGTTGGTTCCATCCCCATGTGAACAGCTGCGCACGGCAAGGAACCCCAACCCAAGCAACCGGGTCAGCTCAGAAGCTCGACACGAAATGAACAAGCACGAACAACGAGCAGCGGTCCGGGAAGGGGACGCACGCGGCCGTCGTCGCAGATGGCGAGGGAGTTGCGGCTGCCGGCGACGACGGCGGTGACGGCGTAGGGCCCCAGCGCCTCAACGAAGTGGGGCCAGTCCTTCTCCTCGTTCCCGCCCATGCCCAGCTGCCCGTCCTCCCCGGAACCCCTGCACGAAACGAGAACGAGAGCAATCAGCGGCCACCGCGTCGCGGGGTGAAACGGAGTTCCCCTCGCCGCGCCCCGCGCGAGAGAGGACGACGGAGAGTGAGCGCACCACGCGAGGACCGCGGTGGCGCGGAGCGGGGTCGCCATGCCGGCGGTGGCAGTGGCGGCGTCGGTGTCGGCGGGAGCGAAGGGAACGCGGGGCGGCACTGGGGCAGCAAGCAGCCGACGCACGGGGTGCCGCCGTGGAGGTGGGTTTCCGTGCGCCGCGCAGGACAAGCGCCGCGTGCGTGGCTTTTGCGGCCGTGATTTGGGCTCTTCTGCCGCGGCCGTGTCTTCTGCAGTTCTGCTGCAGGGCTTTCTGGGCGTGTGTCCGGTCCGGTCCAGTCCAGTACGGCTTGACCTGCGGTCGTGGGGGTCTTGTGCTCTCTCGGTGGCTCGGTGCAACAGTTTTTTTAAACCTTTTTCTGTGGCATCCTGAGGTGGATTCCACCGTTCCACCCACAAGGCCACAAGCCCACAACTCGATGAGTCACGCAAGTGCGAGCTCCGCATTAGTGACCACAAATCGATGACTTAGTGCGAGCTTGTCAGCCGTCCTGCTGCGGGCTGCCGGTAGTGCAAGTGCAAAGTAGAATGACAACTCCATTATGATGGATCAAATTCACTAATTCAGCACTATTTTTTCTGACAGTATATTTTCTAGTGATGGAAAAAGTCATGGATTCATACCCCGACATCAATCGAAAAACATTCAACGAAAGACAAAAATAAGAAACGTCTAATATCATTAGCCAATACAAAATCTAAAAGACCATCCATAGGAAGCGAAGAATTGCATTATACCCTGTTTGGATGTAGATATTGGAGCACCGAATTAGGAATTGAAATCAGCTTTTCTAGAATTCTATTGTTTGGTTATGCACATaattgagatttggaatcaaATACCCAATCCCCTGGAATTGGACTACAACTAGAGACCCCCTCTCCTAATACAGAGCATTACTCCTCTGTATTGAATGGAATTAGACCACACAATTCCAAACTCCAATTCAGTGACATCCAAACATTAGTATTGGAATTACAACTCATTTCAATAGCATGGCTGATTTGTAATTGAACCCAATTCAATTCCACACCCTCCAATATCGACATCTAAACGGAACATTACTCTAATCTAGCTATCTAGGAATGGAAATTTGATCATGGATTCAAATATCCATAGGATCCAATGGAAACGAGCATGGATACATGTTTCGAAGCATGGGTCAGATTCGTACCAGATCCAAAGTCGAGCGGACACGGATTAGAATATTACCTTCCACCCACGGATTACCTGTTGCATATCCGAAATCAGCATATAGTTTATTTATTTTTGTTTTGCTCATATTACACAACAAAGAGCAAACCCTAACTCCGTGAACTCCTAATTTCCCACTTATGGTCACCCCTTCTAGCCTTGCTGGTTTCTTGAACTACGTCATGTGTCCCCTTCCAAGTCCTACGGGGCCGCAACACCTGTACCGTTCGCACCTGGCAGACGTCTACCCCTTCTAATCTCTAGTGCCCCTAGCCACAACCCGCACCTCATACGCTCGTGGTTGTCCCTTCTTGCCTACACCTCAAGACTACGCCAACCGCTCGCGCCAACTGCTCTTGGTTATTCAGTCCACACTATCGTCGCCCCTTCGTGTCCCTCAATCCGACACCAGTCGCCCGCCCAACTGCTCTCGGATCTTTAGTCCACACTGCCGGTGAGCCTCACTGTCGCTTCCCCAGTGGTCCCCAGCGCTCCACCCCTTCTAGTCCGACGCGTCTTCCATGTTGTCGTGTTGAGAATATTGATTGTTAAAAGACATGTGTATTTATATAATTTTTTTATTAAGTTTTTAATTGTGTGTTCAGGTAAAATTGGGAAGAATTTTGATTGATTATGCTATTGAGTTGTTGAAAATGATTGTCTCTGTCATATCCGACATATATACAAAAC
Proteins encoded:
- the LOC100273073 gene encoding putative regulator of chromosome condensation (RCC1) family protein isoform X1; this translates as MATPLRATAVLAWGSGEDGQLGMGGNEEKDWPHFVEALGPYAVTAVVAGSRNSLAICDDGRLFTWGWNQRGTLGHPPETKTESSPGPVDALAGFKIVQAAIGGWHCLAVDDKGRAYAWGGNEYGQCGEEPERKEDGTRALRRDIPIPQRCALKLKVRQVAAGGTHSVVLTQEGHVWTWGQPWPPGDIKQISTPVRVQGLEKVRVIAVGAFHNLALTEDVILWAWGNNEYGQLGTGDTQPRSQPIRVEGLSDLSLVDIAAGGWHSTALTIDGEVYAWGRGEHGRLGFGDDKSSHMVPLKVELLAGEDIVQVSCGGTHSVALARDGRMFSYGRGDHGRLGYGRKVTTGHPMELPINLPPLSSSRDGRWQAKYVACGGRHTLAIAEWTEATD